acttgctggcgagccacgtcggcttcatatatttataaaaaaaatgccacatcagatttccGGCCAAACAGATCGGAGTTGGCGcttaaatgataattttttttaaataaaattgacacttaagtgatccaaaaataaaGTTTGGCACTAAAACGAGTATCGTACACGAGTTTTACCAATTTTGGTATCCTTTTgccttttgaaaaataatggaatagacaagaaaataatttttaagaaattaaaaacattTGGGTGGTCGGGAATTTTTTATCGGGCGTTTGTTGTCATCCCATAACATTATGATGAGATTCGTCGATGATGGTCACATTCTAACAGAAGGGAGTCAATACATCATAACACCACGGTTTAGAAGAGGCAGACCATTATTGGATTCCCACCCATTCAATTCTTCCTCTTGTTCTTTCCGAATCCGTAAGAATTCTCAATTAAGCAAGTTAATGATGACTTTCATCGTTCATTCCCAATAGGAGGGAATTgtcgaaaaagtcttaaatctattgtaattttatcaattcagtcctaaaccttttaagtttgttgattcaatcttaaaccttctgtatttatgtcaattcagtcctaatttttttttttttaccaattcagtcctaaacttcttgcgttttgctaattcaatccatccggcaaACTTTGACTGACCGATGTTGAAGTGGACGCCCACCACCGGCGTTGCCACCGCTAGCCGAGATGGAGCCACCGTCGCTCGGCGAGGTCCGCCTTGCCCAACCATGGCGTCCTATCATTGTCGCCGGGCAAGCTTGGCCTCGCTCGATGATTGCTTAGCCTTGCCCTCGCCCGATGACGGTTGTTTGGCATCGGCGGTGGCCGACGACGGCCAAGGATGGAGGCCGGCGGTGATCCAAACACGCGCATGCATAAGCTTGGGAAGacgtcgcaaggaagaagaaaccaataaaaaagaaaaagttattaaaaataataacaaataaaaaatatacaaaattattaaaatattattaaaaattgcctcGTCAATGTCGGTAGGGTCCACTTCAGCACTAGCCGGCCAAAGTTGGAGggatgaactgaattagcataaatacaaaagatttaggattaaactgacatcaaaaaaaggttttttaggattgaattgacatttatgtaaaaggtttaagactgaattggcaaaattaaaaggtttaggagtgaattgacaaaaatataataggtttcggaattttttgacaatttttctagAGGAAACATTAATTATCAAAGGGGCAACAACGTGTAGTGACGATTTTACCATGCAACGGCTACATCATGGATCGCGCAAGACTACCAAATTGCAAACCCCAGATTCATTGATTTTGCTCAGTCTTGAGAGCTTTATGCAGCAAATATAAAAAGCAAAATCACATGTCCACAGAGCTCAATCTGGAgtgtaggaaaaaaaataaggggaAAAGAGCAAAATGCATTCAACAATGTAGTGGCTATGATTACTATAATTACATAACAGAGTtctcaaaatttggaaaagGGATGAGATGCCATTagcacaaaataagcaatctcTGAAGTGTGCAAATcccataccaaaaaaaaaaaaaccaaaaaagagtgcAAATCGCCATGCACTGCAGTGGGTCCGAACCAATCCGCTCCGGCGCTCTTGCATAATTTAGTGTTGGATTGATAATCTGCAGTGACGGAGTTGCCTTCAAAGATGCACATTCATTCgcttttgaaaatttagaaaccgCTCTTAATCTACCACTCGGGTTGCTTTTGCATTCCAACAGATAACATATGTAATTGTTCAGGCTCCACAGTACAGATTTAACGTGGATAAATTCTTCCCCACACTACGAAGTACTTTTTCAAGCACGAGGTTTCCATACTGAGCACGCCTTGCCAAGTTTGAACTCCGCAGAGCAACAACAAGGGCCAAATGACACATTAGATGTGGTAACTGCAAGTTTAACATTAGTTCGGGATCCCATAAGAAGATAAACAATCATAATAGTTGAAGAGGACATAGATTAGCAATTCAATAGAAGAAATTTTACTAGAACCTTCGAATTAATCGATCGAGAATGGAATTCCAGGCAGAGAAAGCCAAAATCCACTCATAATATTTACCTCCATGATCTATACCGCAAGCTCTTGGTCGCAGGAGAAGAGCAACATTTGCCGAGCGTCGCTAATTGGCATATATAATCATAGTGCTTTCTAGCTACATCCAGCAATTTCATCGCTGTTGTTCCAAGGGAAAGAGTAATGTAAGCACACATAAAAGAGTCTTTTAAGTATATATCTTGCAGCCTTTTACATGGAGGAGACAGGGATACTGATAAAAACGAAAATGTAGGAGACTGGGACGTGCAAAATGCGCTCAATATACAAAGAAATCAATTGCACAGGCCGAAGGCAACACGCCGTTTCAGATTTCTATAAATCACAGCAATTTCTACTCGTGTGCGCATATCGTCAAACATCTGACCAGCACTATGAGATGCCCGGCTCTTCTCTCCTCTCCAAGCGATGGCTCTTATTCCTTGGTATGCCTCCCGTCAGCGTCCTTGGAGAGTCATTGAATTCGCTCCACCTCCTCACAGCGCTCAGGAGAGCTACGCAGTCTTCGTAGCGAGCAAAGTCGCGACATCTCTCGACAGCGAGCGAAACCACAGATTCGTCCACGAGGATGATGAGAGGGAAAATGAAACGAACAAAATGGGCAAATTCCAGAAAGACAACGTTTTGTGTGATTAAAGAAGACATGGAGAAAAGTTATgaatggagggagagagaatagCAGTTCCCTTCCCATTGCCAGCTgtgcaaattaaaaaaacccTGGTCgaaacaaattgaaattgtcaacacaaaattaaataaaaaaaaaattactctatCCTTTCTTAATTAAAACTGCCCACTTAATTTATGAAGCGGTGCACTTAACCTGAATCCCTCACACCCAATCCTTATCATACTCACTATACACGTCTTCCCGACCGTCATACGTGGAGACTCCTTCAAGTTGAGGTACCGCCTTCAATTTGGGACATCTGCTGATCCCTAATCGAGAAAGATGAGGCATGGCTCCTTCAGCCACCCTCCACTCCTCCAAATTTGGCAGATAATCAAGAAGTAAATGCTTGAGTTGCGGAAAGCCTCCTGCAGAGCAAACCATTTCCTCTCCCACAAAAGCATCACCCCCCAGCAGGAGAACAACCAAGTGCTGCAATTTCTCCAATATTGGCATCGGATCTTCTTTGAGTTCGGACCAAAATAAGACCAGCTTCATCAGATTCTGGGGTAGATACTGATGTTCCGgtaatttctctatttttaccCCCCGTATGTACAGTTTGCGGGAATAGGGATAACTTGAGGTTTTACTCCATTCACCTTCATTTATCGAAGGAAATTCTCTGAAGCCAAAAGAAGAGGATTGAAGATTTTTCAACTTGAATTCAGCAAGTTGTGGAAATATCTCCATCCTCTTAGAATTAATGACTCTCAGTTTTTGTAGATTGGTCGGTTTGCCTACATCCTTCACATCACAATTATCCGGACAGAAGTTTCTCAATGTCCGAAGATTCTTTAAAGTGCCCAATCGCAACTTCTTCCGGTACTCATGGGGTTTCCCAGTGACATCGAATGAATAGGGGAGATAGAGGTACCTCAACCTTCTCAGCTTCCACAGCACATCTGGCACCGCAAACATCATCCATTCCCTTACTTGCAAGTCCAAGAATTCCATGCATACAAGATTCCCCATAGATTTCGGCAAGCCCTCGATTTCACTTCCTGCCAAACTTAAGAATCTTAAATGGACCAGGTCTCCCACTGATTCAGGTAAATTTCCTCTCATACTAAGATCCTCCAGCTTCAGAACTCTAAGAAACTTACAGTTGATGAAGATAGGTTGAAATTGATCCCACATCCCTTCTTCAGATCCCCCAGAACAGAAGAACATAAGAGTTCGAAGGTGGAGCATGGTCCTCCCTATTTGTTCTACTCCCAGAGTCGTGTTTCTTTCAGCACTCACACGCATATTAAGAGAAAGCCTTCGTGTTTTGCAAGTTGACTCTCCTTCTGttcccattgaagaagaacattCCTCCATTTCATGGTCCTGCTGAATGTTAAGAATGCTTAGAAACCTCCCCTGCCTAGCCTTGGAGATGCATAACTCTCTCATCACGTCATGCAGGTGGCAGGTTTTTAACTTTCCACTCATGGTAAATTGTACTTGAACCATCCCCCTGTTAGCCAACTCCATTAAATGTCGCTTCGCTACATCTTCCActgtaatttctctctcttcgccATATGCAGTGGGCGACACAAAGCCTTCCGCAATCCACATGTGAAGAACCTTCTTTACAAGGATTTCTTCATCCTCGGGAAAGCTAGCCAAATAGAGGAAGCATGGCTTTAGATACCATGCTAGATCGTCATAGCTTAAGGCCAACACTTTTGATACATCATCATCACCGCCTAAATAAGAATTGATGTTTCTATAAATCTCCTCCCACTCGTTggtcgcgagaagtccaccaAGCACTTTGACAGCCAAGGGTAATCCTCCACACTTCTTAAGGAGTTCCTCTCCTAACCTCTTCGTATTATCAGTGATTTCTGCGCAATATTAGGCAACAAATTATAACTCAGCAGTCATAGGAAGATAAAACTGTAATAAAAAGATAACTTTAAGGATGAATATCTGTGGTTTGATGCTCTATTTCTTTATTATATGTGGTTCATCTATGctttt
This sequence is a window from Rhodamnia argentea isolate NSW1041297 chromosome 3, ASM2092103v1, whole genome shotgun sequence. Protein-coding genes within it:
- the LOC115754689 gene encoding probable disease resistance RPP8-like protein 2, with amino-acid sequence MAESVVSSVGQTLGKLLIDEAKLLWGVEGKVKGLQKELKLIQGFLRDADVRGEREQAVGVWVVQLQDIAYDAEDIIERYILRITLKKKGRNIIIAYAWFVAKCMCWHVHQVGTEIDDLKTSISNLTTRMRDFGIQPVNDGERKQVRALMPEPTYAYFEEDIVGREDSIKVLVEVLKDEKQHRVVSIWGMGGLGKTTLAKKVFAHDELKSNFDGFAWACVSKNFNKREILMGIFKMLIPEKREVVKDMSDQELFEALYQIQKEKRCIVFLDDIWTKQDWKDIRAAFPVMNTRSKVLITTRNKEVAECIDPHGFLYEPLCLSEEETWKLLMKRIFPKTEKITDNTKRLGEELLKKCGGLPLAVKVLGGLLATNEWEEIYRNINSYLGGDDDVSKVLALSYDDLAWYLKPCFLYLASFPEDEEILVKKVLHMWIAEGFVSPTAYGEEREITVEDVAKRHLMELANRGMVQVQFTMSGKLKTCHLHDVMRELCISKARQGRFLSILNIQQDHEMEECSSSMGTEGESTCKTRRLSLNMRVSAERNTTLGVEQIGRTMLHLRTLMFFCSGGSEEGMWDQFQPIFINCKFLRVLKLEDLSMRGNLPESVGDLVHLRFLSLAGSEIEGLPKSMGNLVCMEFLDLQVREWMMFAVPDVLWKLRRLRYLYLPYSFDVTGKPHEYRKKLRLGTLKNLRTLRNFCPDNCDVKDVGKPTNLQKLRVINSKRMEIFPQLAEFKLKNLQSSSFGFREFPSINEGEWSKTSSYPYSRKLYIRGVKIEKLPEHQYLPQNLMKLVLFWSELKEDPMPILEKLQHLVVLLLGGDAFVGEEMVCSAGGFPQLKHLLLDYLPNLEEWRVAEGAMPHLSRLGISRCPKLKAVPQLEGVSTYDGREDVYSEYDKDWV